GGCCATGACCTTTGTTGCCCCTGggcttggtgccccttcaaaagcaGTGctgttcaaaagtttcccattgaccgaaAGGTTatttaatggaagtgccctttgcaaaaagaaaatggcctagcccttttaaaaatgaaattgcaGACATGCTCTTAATGGAGATGGCAAATGGCAACAATCGCCCCCTTGAATCTAGAAGTCTTGAGAAAAGAGAAAGTTATTTTAATTTGCCAAATGTTTGGAATCACATTAAAATGATGGCCAACATGTAACTGTACTGCTGCTGCAGTCTTACCACTGGTCACCCTGGTCCAGCTGTTAGACTGTTCTAGCAGTGACagtcacaaggttgtaggtttgaatcccccgctaaccgctgatttcatatgactagaataagtattatCGCTTAGTTACTGAATCAGAACTTGTTGACTTGTGCAATTCATAGTCATgtatgttaaaccaatgtttttatgagagggGTTGCCCGTTGTCAGCTTGGTGTTTACATGTATGTcctcttgtgggagtttgccgagttccctgaatgagaagatcatctaaacaaacaaacactaaacaaaaaccacaatttCACGCAGCATAGGAGTTGAAGGTAGCTGCTTTTCGATTGATCCCTTTCACAGTTTCaatcaataatcaatcaatcaaattctGTTTTACAGGTGTATTATTTGCTGTTATTGTAATTGTAATAATTAATACACATACACCTGTATATGatttgtctgggtttttttgcaGAGAAATGCCCCCCAGAAGTGCACAAGCTTCTGTATGTCTTGGATTGTTCAGTCGCCATTGAGCACCCAGAGTATAGTGGAAATCGCTTACCTCAGGtaaaacacaacattttaatAACGAATAATAAAGACATGTTGAGGTGAAGACTCTGCTTCAAAAAAGTTTTGCTCAAGgagcttaataataataataatggacacttaaagcgccggtatccgccgcaAGCGGCGCTCATGGCGCTACTCTACAAAGGAACAACAAGCAATGAAAGtagcaaacaacaaaataagaaaaataaacttaacaTAAAGCTTCTCTCTATGAAAATGAGTTTTTGAACTGTTcttgaatgtgttgagtgaTTTGGAGAGTTTTACAGTGTCCGGGAGGGAGTTCCAAAGCTTTGGTGCTGCGCTTTGAAAACTTCTCTCCCCCATACatgtttagttgttttttcCTGGAGGAGTGTTTTGTAGACCGTAAGCCACGATGTCCTGGGGTGTATATCTGCACAAGATCACTTAAATATGCTGGGGCATCACCTTGCAAGATCTTGAAAATAATGAGGCACAGTTTATATTTAACCCCTTGTTGGATGGGGAGCCAGTGCAAGCCGGCTAGCACTGGTGTGATGTGTTCCGTTTTCTTGGTGTAAGTGATCATCCTTGCTGCAATATTCTGTAATCGTTGAAGGCGAGAGAGTTGCGTATTGTTAATTCCGTATAAGAGCGAGTTGCATGCATCTACCTTGGATGCTTAGTTAaaatacaaagtaagttttggCGTTTTGAACCGTTTGTtcgttttaatcctatatattAAACGAATACATTAAAATCATATAAAGATGAAGAATATAAAACTAAGAattacatgtgaaaatttcatttcaaccggactcaagctctggtgtctctgatcagcagagtgtgggttccagtcctggtcatgacatttgtttcctcgagcaagatactttaccagagttgctttgtccttcggacgGGACATTACTTAAGCCATAGGTCCTGTGTACTAGGATAGGTAGTGCACTTGAAGAAAACTCAGAACACTTATCGCggaagagtaggggtttacccggtgtttctggttcacataccaagcacccttgtttacaggtttcctcaggcttgcgagctacagcgATTcagttcatcatcatcatcattaatcTTCGTAGACTACTGTCCATTGTCGCAACAACCGCCACTTCTCCGCGGTTGTGTGGCTTGTGCAGCGGTGATTTTGCATCACTGCTGAGTTGCCCCAGTTATAAGTTCACATGGCATAAGTTCACTTTGGGTCATCCTTTTTTCCTTTACCAGGATTCTATATGAATAGTAATAATGATTTTCCGGTAATAATGATTTTCCGGTAGCTCGTATAAAAACAGAAAGAAttctatttgttgttgttttttcctcaGGAATTTATCGATAGATTCTGGCAGAGTCCGCATGGCTCTACAAAGGATGTGATCAACAAGATAGCAGGTCTATCGGGAGTGATGGAAGGATTACAATGTATTCTGGGAGGACCAGAGTATCTTAAAGCCCATCCAATATTGCCTCATATTAGGACACCCCTTGGTAAGtggaatagaacattccatttCGACATGCGCACTTCACAAGTGATGTCTTAAAGTTTCTGCTCTTGTTGAGCTGATTGATTGAGTCATTATTGGAATTATCTTGAGCTGTTTTAAATAACTTTTAGTACATTCCAGTCTTTTGTCGTGCATATTTATTTTAGGCTTCTACAAGAGTAGTATTTACAATCATTTTTTTCCAGTATGCTTTGTGCATGTAAGAGAACACTTTTGGTATTCAGGAGAGGTTTTCGTACAGTACaaagtgtaaatctcttttgagtagtgttggtgcTAAAAGGAaatggtggttgacaactcaacatttcaatcagtagGCTCTGAGCGTGCTCCTGAagcattgagttgtcaaccactagtTCTTCTTAAAACCAGTattttcaaaagagatttacacttgGTGCTACGGCAAGCCTCACCTGATTATACTCTCACagtcccaccatgcaaagtttaacaTCCTACTATTGCTCTTGTTAATTTTAAAGATAGTTTGTATTTCCTTTGCAGATATTGAAGTGAATCTAGATAGCTCTTCTAAACCGATGCGAATGGATTCAATGTCATCAGAAGTTTCTAGGCTAAACACTATAACTGAGAAGCCAAAAGACAACATTCAGAGGTAAGATGTTCAAGCTTCCCCTTTAATTGGAATTCCTTAgcctatagagacagttgctaatGCTACACGTTTTTCACATGGTTCAGGGCAAGCTTCGTATAGCAACCTATAGATTTTGTATAGTAGAGTGATTCAGTTTTTCTAAGAGCGGTTGTCTAAGGCTGTGTCCGAATcagtggctacagctacggctgcagctagatttccgcgtcatcatgcgttgaggtttaggacgcccttagcaacaccatTAGCAATAGCCATAGCCgcagccgccaattcggattcgGCCTAAGAGTCCTTGGCTTTACAACCAGAATAATGAAAATACGTTGTAgatgaattgaaatgaaattgcaGTACAGggcaaatcaaacaaaaatgctCAAACCAATTTACTATTCTTCCGATGCAAACATTAATTTGGATCGATGGTGTATTTATTCCTAGGTTGGCAGTGCTGTTTTCCCCCAAAGCCCATTATCGTCTTCGTTCAAGAGATCTACTTGGTGTTCATGTTATGAAGAGACGACAGCTGAGCAAAATAGGCTACAGAATTGTGGAGGTGAGTTGGGAAGTTGATTCCTAAGCCCGAttcaaacttcctgcgaatgcgaatgcattacgaattttgacgtcacgtCACAGCCTTGTTTTCActgcaaatgtttcgcaggagttgagcacatttcaactgatacgaattattcattgcgatTTTGCGACGTCCAAATTcatttcgcattcgcaggaagtgcaTAAACACGGTTGTTTTTCTCATCGAGTCTCCTCCAACCACTCTCAGCCTATCAACTTCAATCAGATCAACTATCTTGTCAATCTCGTTATGTCTGAACACTTGTTtttactgggcccaatttcatagagctgcttaagcagacaattttgtttaacactAAGTAGTTTTGCTGTTAgccttattctgataagcataattttggtttgcttagctactttttgtgcttaaggaGCTCTATAAGATTTGGGCcttggttaaaaaaaatcaagctaAACCCAAAATAAAAGTATTGGTTGTACTGTTTTTTTCATCAGCCTTTGATGTTTCTTACAGTTTATGTCCTGTGTTTTTATTACGTTTGATCTCTGGACCTGGTGAACATTGGATGTAGTTTAATCAGTAATTTAGTGACTTCAAGCCACTTGATGGTGTCTTCGTCGAGGTCTCCGAGTCCCTGCTCGCCTTATGGTGGTCTGAAGTCAGGGCAGTCATAAATGATCTAGTTGATGGTTTGTGGGCTGCCACACCGACACAGATTCAAGCTGGTAGCTCCGATGCTAAGGAGGAACAGGGTGTTCTTGATGCAACACAGAAACATTGATTGACTTTGTAGTTCAGTTGACTTTAATTGAAGTAATCTATTCTGCAAATTACACAATAGTTGTTTTTACACAACAAAGACCTAGTTTCCCATCCTATTGTTCTTTTGTCTTGATAGATACCATTCTACGAGTGGATTCCGTTAATGAAGGCCTCCGAAGAAAACCGTCAGGACTACCTAAAAAATCAAATCTTCATCTGATTCCAGAGATGAGAAAAACGATTTTATTTCCTAGTGACATCTTGCATCAATGTCGCACACTGTTACTGTCATCCcactgtctgccattttgggagtcaagttGCACGTATAAGGATATCAGCCCAATtctataaagctgtttagcagaaaatactgcttagcaaatttcttcaCTAAACACTTTGTGCACTTTCGGCTGGTAGCCAGTTTCTGTTgaagcaagattttcctgtgcttagcaagttttatgaagttgggccctggttagCCTTTAAATGAGCAGATATTGCTTTAAATGAGCACTGCACAACCAAAATGGTGCAACCAAGGTAAATGTTgacaaaattaatcaaatatTAAGCAGTGAGTTTCACAGGCAATGTGGGTTGCCAATGTGAATTACGTGTACAATATAATTTTGCTTAAAtctgtttctgctgagcaacatttttctaacatcagattttatgctaagcagatttttgtgTCTACTAAATTCATAAGAATTGGCAGGGATTGGACACTTCACATTTTTGTtccaatcattttattttattcacaaaaaCTTACAAGAACTTAATAAtgaaaatgtgcacaaaatgtAACAAACTGAGAGCGAAATTATGTCTGGACGGATTGTATGATGCAATTCAATGCTGTTCATTTAAGTCAATATCTTAAAGGactttgttaaatttttataaacattttacaaataatgaattaattagcAATGAATACACAGGTATTGATCTGGATTGGGTTGTAGGATCACTAAGGCACCTGGTAATTTAAATTTATAAGTAATTTGTAACTCAACACTCCTCTTTAAGCACCACAATAAATATACATATCAAAAAAGTTATGTGTATGAGTATATTCAAGTAATTTTAACTCATGAAATATGGACGGAAATAGTGTGGGGTGGAAGTTGAACAACTATTGCTTCAACAGAGGTAAAGTTTCAATGGTAATGTTTTGCTTTTACATACAGTATATACAAATTCTACAATACTCattcacatttatttatttagtgcTGGGTAGAGTTAGACAGATTTTATTTACAAGTCATAATATGATTGGTCATAGAATTTGCTTTgtaaaacttttaattttaacaaattCAGTGTGTAATTAGTTTCCCTTGGTCAATGTACTGAAATAATCACTTAATGTTTGACATAAATACAACAATTTAGATTTATTGAAGCAAAACCattgggcaaaatttcatagagttgcaaAGCACAACATATTAATGCTCACCAAATAAGagctatgtcacatgtacaatttgtgactggcatccggctcatttctgcttagcagaacattgttttaaagcaatattttcagcttAAGCAACTTCATAAGATTTTACATATGAAAcaacattttggctggtaaccatattttgaaaagcatcattttgttgtgcttagcaactttttgtgcttaagcagctctatgaaatctggCCCTGGGAGAGTACAGCCTAGTTAAGTGCACTTGGGGTTGAAATTTTGGGGGCAGGGGGCGCTGGGGGCTGTTTCTACATCCACAGGTTCAAACCAAAGTTTTGTATTGCATTGGAGGCATATCACCTCATTGTTGGACACCCAACGGTAACGTAGCTGCAGGGCCTGTTGGCTCTGGTGGGTGACCAGTCTGGATGATCCAGTGGTTGACGTCTTTCTCGGCGCGGTGAGAGTCCAAGTCCGTGTAGGCCACGATCTCATATTCACGGCCAAAAGGTGTCCTGAAATGCAATCAAAAACACTTGATGAGCGAGGCAAATGCACGTTTAATCTGCATACAGACTAAGAAATTTGTTAGTACCTAGTCACACAAGgcttttataaaatgcattttggaGGCAATCAACTGTAGTGCATGCTACTGATGTAcgttggtagcacatgagtcattttTCAGACATTGTCTTTTTACGATCAACAAGACAAAATAgttaacattcaaatgtgaatggattctcttcatAAATAAGGTTATTGACAAAATACTTAAAGGGGATAGGAGACTACCAACATATGGGATAAATAGATTGGTTAGTAGAGCACTAATACAATTATTctgaggttgcaggttcaaaacCCACTCGCAAagttaatttgtctttgttcaacccaaaatggTTGAAATTGTTATCAAGAAGACAATTTTGAAAGTTTGTTTCCTCATCCAAGTTTGCATTTTCAAGATGAGCAATGGGAAaagttaaatgttttttttgctgCATAGAATATAAAAAGTCTCATGCTGCTAATTTTAAGaaattttgaaagttgtatttAGAAGAATTAATTggatatgaaataaaaaatgcacagcttttttgtgtttttgtttcaatatgTGATGAGTTGTTTTCAgtcaattttgttgcttcagtgAAATAACGGAATATCTCGATTGTACCTCGGTGCCAATTGGTTTTGTGTGGACTCTGCTAAgatcgaaacatcaggccacaaactattttttaaatctaTAACACAGATCCTTTTGattggtaagcagtttacaaCAGCTCATTCTATTTTCTCCTTACAGATGTCTTTACATACCTTACAGTAGCATCGCTTATAACACACAAGTCTTGGTTGGTCTTGCAGTGGTTGAAGATGATTTTCTGGTTAGCCTATCGAGAGGAAAGAAATTCATGTTGGACGTTTCTCATCTTACCTTAAGCTACATCAAACCCTGCAAAATCCATCTCTATCTTCTGATTTCACAGCCCAACCATTCACTGATGCATAGCATTGGGCAAGGCACACAAGCTGTATGCTAAAACTTTGGTGCAAGTTACCACAACATGTATGATTTGGATGGATTTATGAAGACTTTGGAGTTCTGGCTAAACCGTAAATGGATGCCAATTtagggagtcaaacttttgactacACAAATTGGCCGAATGTGTATAAAGTTCGCTAAGTAAGGAAACCCATGCAAATTTGAGGCATATTtatgtggattattatattctacttttaaaacataatgctaaccaatgcatttcataacaaacagtttcaaacgctttgttTACCAACTCGCTCGAtcaaaggcaatgtgtccctttaagatgaTCCCTCTACTGCCGGGTTCAGTGAGCTTTTGGTTTCTTTGCGACTAAAAGGTTGTAGTAACTTGGTTTAAAACAGGGATTTACATTGTTGGGTTTGCGTGAGGTGTAGCATGCATAAGGGTGGTGGGTAGAAGAAAACTGAAGTCGATGGAAAGTGATGGTGGGGAGTtggaagtggggggggggggggtggaggttGTGGAAGAAAAGTACTCACTGGTACAGGAAGTCCTTCTGTCTCCATTCGAAGCTGAGGGTCAAAGTGAAGGATTCTCCATTGAATCAAATATGTAGAGCATTCTTCAAATGTGACGAGCTGCTTACGGGTCTTCTTGGCTGATTGCTGGAATGTGGCAATGTCACTCCTCAATTTCAACTGTGAAGGAAAAGGGGTATCATTGGTAAAAACATAAATCTCATGACACTCGGTAGAAACCTGCTTTGTTCCAAATTTGTTAGTGCTTGGcaaatttgtataaaatttaATCTCTAATTCCAAATGGACAGAAATAAATATTTCCCTTTTGAAAGATCTGAAGCCTTGCATCCTCAATTTCTTCAGTGAAGGAAAGGTTTATCACTAACAAAAACATGGGCTAGAAAATCggaacaatttgtttgtttatgaacAAACAAGTTTATAGtttgaaatgaaacaaataaaacctTTTCTTCTGTGAAAGAAAGGTATATCACTAACAAAAAACATGGGCTAGAAAATCGGAACAATTAGTTTGTTCATGAATAAAACTAGTTTATAGtttgaaatgaaacaaatcaAACCTTTTCCTCAACGAAATAAAACCTTTTCTACAACAAAATGAAACCTTTTCtttactgaaataaaaaaaattattcagtaaaataaaacatttcctTTAGCAGAATTTATGGTTCTGAAAAAGGGTTACTCTCTGAACAAGAAACTGTCAACatttataaagcattttgagttGAATAAAGAAACcctgactagagcgggatttgaacggACAACCGCCAGATCAATGTCTATGCACTCTACCACCTGAGCTATCCTTATGTTGGTGggctccctattttgtcaatatctttgttcagtttCCCTTATGTTTTATTACCTTTACAAATCAATCTGATGTTATTTTCAAAAGGGATTCTCTAGAGGTTTAAAATGAAAGTTGCACTCCGGCCATACTTACATTTCCAGCTATACCAGGCAGTGTGCAGAGACAGAAGTGTTGACCATAGCGAAGTGGTGTGCCCTCGGCAATTCCAGCCTCAACACTATGAAGTAGAAAAGAAACTAATCAATATACCTtgaagccactggacactattggtaaatactcaaaataattgttagcataaaaactcacttggtaagaagcattgGAAAGCtgctgttagtataaaacattgtgagaaaactgGGATTTGCATCGGAGATTTGCAGGTGGTTCCCTCctaagtaacatagtttttgagaaagaggaaatatTCACCCAAAtaatctgaaaacacacaaatttgtgctgcaacaagggtgctttttctttcactattctctggcaacttcgatgaccaattgagtaaaatttttcacagatttgttattttatgcataatgttgggatacacctagtgaaaatactggtctttgacaattattaccacaGGGGTCCGGTGCCTTAAGATTACTGTTTATcatctttgttttgttctgtgTGTGCAAATGCAAACAAGCAGCTTTGATCAAATTCAATTAGCGAAATTTTGCTTGTGCATGAAGAGAACCCCGGGTTTTGGCTAAAGATGCCTGGGGTTTATTCATAACTCAGCTGGATTTAAGACTCACggtaaaataacaaatgtgtTCCTTGCACACGGTGTCAGAACTCTACTTCCACTAATGTTACAGGTGCCTTCGAACTGTACAGAACTGTTCATCTTCATCTCTGACATGTTAACGGCTAGCGTGTTGGCTTGGCGCGGCTCGACGCCAGGCTGGGTTTTGATCTGGTTGGCATCGGCCTCGTTACGAAGCATCACACGGTCGCCAAAGTGTAGGAAACCATCTATGGTGACAGATAAGTCAGTCTGGAAAAGATGGCGAGGGATAATCAAAATACattgttaaacaaaaatacatttaagcttttcttggaggggggggggtaaaccaGCATGCACTTCAATATTTGAGTTGTGCGTTAAATTGTgtaaacaatgtttttgcaaaGCCTGCCTTTAATATGAAGTTAttacataataaataaattctACATGAGAGAGTGAAAAGTGACTTCATGCCTTTGCTCCTGAAGGGGCGCAGCAATTTTATAAAATGAGAACATTTATGACATCTATAATTTTGGAGGAATTGTTCTGTGAAGAAGACAGTCAAGAAGACTCGGTGCACAGCGGTCAAAGAACAGATACTCAAGTAGATCCAAGAAAGGGGGTAGGAATTGTACCTGTTTTAAAATCATTTCTCTGAGTTTTGATGCCTGCTGTATGGCCAACTCTCCTCTATCTCGTGTCTCCAGAAAATCCTTCAGCATGTCCTGCAAAGAGAAACATCAGAACAATGAAACTGACGTCATGTATGTATTATGTACGGGTGGCCATCCCAAGTAGTAGAGGCTAGATGTATGACCAACCTCCCAAAAATTACTAACCACTATACAGAACCTACTTCTAAAAGTTTTAAaactataatattaataatgctCTCCACTCCCTGTAAGCCCTATATTAATAATAGTTCTACAAAGTATTCAATATCCCGACCATGGATtttgtgggggaaaaaatctatttttgatcggttttaattttatatatccaatattttgaacaaaacagaaaataaataatcCATTTAAAATAATACAGTTTTCTCAAAGTTACAATTTCCTTATTTAGAGACACTGATAAATGAATGTCCTACTCCTAGGTCATTTTCAtatactttttattattatttataattaaacttGCACAAATCAAACAGTCATCAGTTCATTGATTAATGCAAAATGAAAGATGACTTCTTGACAATGAGGATAAGATGCTTAAATAAATCATCATTACATTACACCACTGCTGTCGTGTAGTTTAGTTTATTtatctaaataaaataaacccaaAGCCAAGAGTGCTTTTTGTGTCAATATATGACCCTGAATTTACACTGATATAAAGTGACATTGACACATGACAGTGAGTGacagtttatttattattaaagttaAAAGTTCAGAATCAGACAGTCGGACATGTCAGAGTCAAACTGATCACtgagacagacagacagagttCTTGAATTTTAGTTTTTACAGCTTTATTTAGACTTACCTCCTCCAGACAAATGTCTTCATTCCAGTTGCCAACTCTAACGGACGGATTATACGTTCTGGtactcattttttgttttgttgttcggctaaaaaatatgaaaattatgaaatgtaaaaacaccctttttctttttgcttGCCTTCTCTTGAAACGAATCGTCTGCTAAACACGATCCCTTGGCAACTTTGTAAATAATGCTTTGTGCGCATGCTCCTAGCAATGTATGAAATCTTTTTCATCTCTTGATTATTCTGCTTACAGTGATATTTTTtcagcaccagtctacttgccTGCGAAGAATACGGTGGCCTTAACAGACCATGagatttgtaattttaattttgaagtTTCAAAACTAttattcgtgtttttttttctatggtACAATGAGTTTAATTTCAAAAATTCAGTCCAATGCAAAACAATGGTTAAAATACCTTCTGACTTTTACTTGAAATAAATGCAACCCCTACAAACCTTACCCACCTAAAAAAGCttataaacagcgccctctgttttgaaataaaatgaaaacactCTTGGCTCAACCATTACATATTGAAAGGGGTTCTAAAAATAACATTTAGttcaaaaaacataaataatcaCATTTGAAGTAAAACAGAGTACAAAatgaataagaataataatattggatttcaaaaatattgttatttgttGTGAAAGTGTAGTTTTATAGAGTTTTGaatatataaaatatttaaaacatccCTACTACAGAATGGCTCACCCACACACAGAACGGTGTGTGAGTAAATGGTAGCCA
This genomic stretch from Asterias amurensis chromosome 9, ASM3211899v1 harbors:
- the LOC139941521 gene encoding cilia- and flagella-associated protein 161-like; this translates as MSTRTYNPSVRVGNWNEDICLEEDMLKDFLETRDRGELAIQQASKLREMILKQTDLSVTIDGFLHFGDRVMLRNEADANQIKTQPGVEPRQANTLAVNMSEMKMNSSVQFEGTCNISGSRVLTPCARNTFVILPVEAGIAEGTPLRYGQHFCLCTLPGIAGNLKLRSDIATFQQSAKKTRKQLVTFEECSTYLIQWRILHFDPQLRMETEGLPVPANQKIIFNHCKTNQDLCVISDATVRTPFGREYEIVAYTDLDSHRAEKDVNHWIIQTGHPPEPTGPAATLPLGVQQ